The Micromonospora sp. Llam0 genome includes a window with the following:
- a CDS encoding FxLD family lanthipeptide, which yields METTEIEEFDLDITLVDAGPATGGYATNTDDNCGSGNTGSNACSGK from the coding sequence GTGGAGACCACGGAAATCGAGGAGTTCGACCTGGACATCACCCTGGTCGACGCCGGCCCCGCCACGGGCGGGTACGCCACCAACACCGACGACAACTGCGGCTCGGGTAACACCGGGTCGAACGCCTGCTCCGGCAAGTAG
- the fxlM gene encoding methyltransferase, FxLD system has product MSVDMVTSEGLRAAMVDGLVADHVAKGLTMRPEVEAALRAVPRELYTPGVALEEAYRGDNAVITKRRGAETVSSVSAPWLIAEMLGQAADAFDGGLLGRHVLEVGSGGYNASLLRELVGPSGSVTTVDIDPDVTERAVACLAAAGYGDVTVVCADAEQLIEPRRRFDLIIVTAGAWDVPESWIAQLAEDGVLVVPLRTFGMTRSWALRRVGDRLVSHSQRLCGFVAMQGAGAHEMRYVDIADGVHLRLDEGEQITAESVAGLLPQPREQVWAGVSLPPRTVLADLDLWLAVHLSAEVDQFVVLSAQQESVDAGVVAPAWRFGTPAALHEGTFSYRSALAWTDGRFDVGACAHGPDAAAAAERMVAHMRDWVDGGEPSPALQVLPAATPDGDLPAGTVLDKRHSRVVLTFNPA; this is encoded by the coding sequence ATGAGTGTCGACATGGTGACCAGCGAGGGTCTGCGGGCGGCGATGGTGGATGGGTTGGTCGCTGATCATGTGGCGAAGGGTCTGACGATGCGGCCGGAGGTGGAGGCGGCGTTGCGGGCGGTGCCGCGTGAGTTGTACACGCCGGGTGTGGCGTTGGAGGAGGCGTATCGGGGTGACAACGCGGTCATCACGAAGCGGCGGGGTGCGGAGACCGTGAGTTCGGTGTCGGCGCCGTGGTTGATCGCGGAGATGCTGGGTCAGGCTGCTGACGCCTTCGACGGCGGCCTGCTCGGTCGGCACGTGTTGGAGGTCGGTTCGGGTGGCTACAACGCGTCGTTGCTGCGGGAGCTGGTGGGCCCGTCGGGTTCGGTGACGACGGTGGACATCGATCCGGATGTGACGGAGCGGGCGGTGGCCTGTTTGGCGGCGGCGGGCTACGGCGATGTGACGGTGGTGTGCGCCGACGCCGAGCAGCTGATCGAGCCGCGTCGCCGGTTCGACCTGATCATCGTGACGGCGGGGGCGTGGGATGTCCCGGAGTCGTGGATCGCGCAGCTCGCCGAGGACGGCGTGTTGGTAGTGCCGCTGCGGACGTTCGGGATGACCCGGTCGTGGGCGTTGCGTCGGGTCGGTGACCGGTTGGTGAGCCACAGTCAGCGTCTGTGTGGGTTCGTGGCGATGCAGGGCGCCGGGGCGCACGAGATGCGGTACGTCGACATCGCCGACGGGGTGCATCTGCGGCTGGATGAGGGCGAGCAGATTACGGCGGAGTCGGTCGCCGGGTTGCTGCCGCAGCCGCGTGAGCAGGTCTGGGCAGGGGTGAGTCTGCCGCCCCGTACCGTGCTGGCGGATCTGGATCTGTGGCTGGCGGTGCATCTGTCCGCTGAGGTGGATCAGTTCGTGGTGCTGTCGGCGCAGCAGGAATCGGTCGACGCGGGCGTAGTGGCGCCCGCGTGGCGGTTCGGCACGCCGGCCGCGCTGCACGAGGGCACCTTCTCCTACCGGTCGGCGCTGGCCTGGACCGACGGCCGGTTCGATGTGGGTGCGTGCGCGCACGGGCCGGACGCCGCCGCTGCGGCGGAGCGGATGGTGGCGCACATGCGCGACTGGGTGGACGGCGGCGAGCCGTCCCCGGCGTTGCAGGTGCTGCCCGCGGCTACTCCCGACGGCGACCTGCCGGCCGGGACGGTGCTGGACAAGCGGCACAGCCGTGTCGTCCTCACCTTCAACCCCGCATGA